The region AGATGAAAATAAAGAAAGCTGAAGGTGATCTGAATGTGGCGAAATCAAGACTTAATGTACTTCTGGATCAAAAGATGGATAAGGATTTTGATGTAGAGCCTGTTTATATAGAGATTCCCGATAGTCTGGATCTGAACGGGCTTATAAGATCAGCCCTTGAGAACAGAAATGTGATAAAAGCTATGAGAATAAAGGAAAGTGAGCTTGACTATCTTGAGAAGATAGAAAAATCAGATTTTTACCCAAAAGTTTTTGCACAGGGAAAGTACTTTTACTCGGATCAGTATCCCTACCTTGATCCTAAGGGAAATCTATCATTTACAGTTGCCCTTAATCTCCAGTTTCAGGGTATAAAGCCTTACTACGCCTCACTTAAGGTTAAAGAGGAGAAGAGAAAGCTAAAACTGAAGATAAGAGATCTACAGAACAGTATAAAGCTTCAGGTGAAAGCAGCATACGAGAACTTCTCTGTTGCACTGAAAAATCTTAAGGTAGCACAGAGCAGTCTTAAGGAGGCTAAAGAGTACTACAGAATGGTTAAGGAGCAGTACATAAATCAATTAGCCTCAACAACAGATGTTCTTGATGCGGAGAGTTATCTTACATCTGCCAGAAAAGGTGTAACTATATCCCGTTACCAGCTTTTAAAGGCTTACATAGATCTTGAAAAAGCGGTAGGAGGCAAAATTGAAGAATAAGATAGGTCTGACGGTTGTTTTACTTCTTATAATTGTTTTTTCAGTTATCTCTTTCAGATGGATAAAACACAGGATGGAGTATGCGATAACAGATGCTGTTTTTGTTGAGTCAGAAAAGCTTGCAAATCTTTCCTTTAAGAGGGTTTCAGGAAAGATAATAAAAATGCACAAAGATGAAGGTGATGATGTTAAAAAAGGAGATATTCTGGCAGAGATAGACCCATCTGACTATAAAGTTCAGCTGGAGAGGATAGTATCTGAGATAAAAAGCCTTTACTACAGGAAGAAAGCCCTTGAAGAAAAACTTAAAAGGATAGATGATCAGCTGAACAAGAAGTTAGAGATATCAAAACTCTCATTAAAACAGGTGGAAGAGGGTATAAAGGGTTTGTCCCTGAGATTAAAACAGATAGATCTCAGGATAGGCCAGCTGAAAAGGGATATAAATAGATTCAGAAATCTTGTTAAGAAGGATCTTGCACCTGCAAGGAAGCTTGAAAAGATGGAAACTGAGCTAAAGATACTTAAAGTTGAAAGGGAGTCTGTAGTATCAA is a window of Persephonella marina EX-H1 DNA encoding:
- a CDS encoding TolC family protein; its protein translation is MRKGLILVLLPLTAFGLTMDEAVNIALQNNLRIKQKEMDIHISKLQLKEDKNLWYPQFFINYSFTFLKDTPYTNLPPSALFPVPFSFKQMSRDFYNFEIGFNYPIFTGFSRTGKIKISKAEINFNQKIYDEERINTVAEVKKAYIDVLMAEAVLDIYRKQYSAVKSHLERAEEFYKEGLIAKVEVLQSKVRLSQIEMKIKKAEGDLNVAKSRLNVLLDQKMDKDFDVEPVYIEIPDSLDLNGLIRSALENRNVIKAMRIKESELDYLEKIEKSDFYPKVFAQGKYFYSDQYPYLDPKGNLSFTVALNLQFQGIKPYYASLKVKEEKRKLKLKIRDLQNSIKLQVKAAYENFSVALKNLKVAQSSLKEAKEYYRMVKEQYINQLASTTDVLDAESYLTSARKGVTISRYQLLKAYIDLEKAVGGKIEE
- a CDS encoding HlyD family secretion protein, with the protein product MKNKIGLTVVLLLIIVFSVISFRWIKHRMEYAITDAVFVESEKLANLSFKRVSGKIIKMHKDEGDDVKKGDILAEIDPSDYKVQLERIVSEIKSLYYRKKALEEKLKRIDDQLNKKLEISKLSLKQVEEGIKGLSLRLKQIDLRIGQLKRDINRFRNLVKKDLAPARKLEKMETELKILKVERESVVSKLEQMKISRDITEKKVKQAESDILKVRELKKEISSIEEKMNALKKQKEDIQNLIKETKLLAPFDGKIAKKYKTEGEVVSPGIPVYALVSDKDIYINVLLEETKLKGIRKGSKAYIKIDAYPDEVYEGVVEEINPASAAKFALVPRDVTAGEFTKVAQRIPVKIRIVKGDKTLLRVGMSGEVEIKKER